One window of Oryza brachyantha chromosome 12, ObraRS2, whole genome shotgun sequence genomic DNA carries:
- the LOC107303436 gene encoding uncharacterized protein YpeP-like, with protein MAEFIVEHHKEANYVEVVPWIVFFDGSVCKHGCGIGLMIILPRGAFFQFAYTIKPYRTNNQAEYEALIKGLELLKEIGAEAVEVMGDSQLVIKQLSREYECRDDVLRTYHEAAEELLEDFKQITLTHIPREQNTEANSLTQGASGYRPMNSETKVEIMQLE; from the coding sequence ATGGCCGAGTTCATAGTGGAACACCACAAGGAAGCCAATTACGTCGAGGTCGTGCCGTGGATAGTATTCTTCGATGGATCAGTTTGCAAACACGGATGTGGCATCGGCCTGATGATAATTTTGCCTCGGGGGGCATTCTTCCAGTTCGCATACACAATCAAGCCGTATCGGACCAATAATCAGGCTGAGTACGAAGCACTAATCAAAGGGCTGGAGCTGCTGAAAGAAATAGGCGCCGAGGCAGTCGAAGTCATGGGAGATTCCCAGTTGGTAATCAAACAACTATCTAGGGAATACGAGTGCAGAGATGACGTCCTCAGGACCTACCATGAAGCAGCTGAAGAACTACTAGAGGATTTCAAGCAAATCACGTTGACTCATATTCCTCGAGAGCAAAACACTGAGGCGAACTCCCTCACCCAAGGGGCATCGGGTTACCGGCCGATGAATTCAGAAACCAAAGTAGAGATAATGCAGCTGGAGTAG